The window AACTCGGCAATATCAAATACATCACTTTCCCGGATCTTGAATCTACCACCACACAGTTACTGATACGATACAATGTCAATAGAAATTTCTCTACTGCTGCATTGAAGGGCGGCACGGAAGTACAAAAAAAATCAGCCATTAGTTTTCTGCCTTCCTTGCTATTTGCCAATTATCGCTTACGCAATGCAGTAGCTGATTCTAGCATCAGCAATTCAATAACAAGAAGTACAGATATCAATCTACTCTTACCAATAAGCGCCACCTGGGTGATTACGCCAAAATGGTACTTGAGTGGTTCAGCGGGACCAAGTATTGGCGCCGACTTTTTTAAATCAGACAGTTATAATACCAATAACCAATTGGTTTTACTCAAAGGCACCCGACTAACTACCGGCTATTTGGTACAGACCTCATTAGGTTATAATGGCCAGTACTATTACTATGGTATTGATGCCATGATTCGCTCCTATGCACACCAGATTGAAGAAATAGATAAGATGGAGAAGTATTTCTACAGCATACAAGTGTATCTGGGTATACGTATCCGTGCGCCCAAGTTTTTACGTAAATCGGTTGATTGGGTGAGCAAAACCTCGCCGGTAGCACTGGAATAATCAATGACACTTAAAGTAGTCAAATGGCTCTTTGCAATCGCTGCATTGATACAAAGCTTTGCAGGCAGTAGAGCCAAAAGCACTCACTAATCGGGTATTTGTTGAGTGGCACTGTGGACAAGTAACGCCATCTTCAGGAATAGCAAATTTTTTCTCAGGAGGCGCAATTCCATACGCCTGCAATTTTTGTTTCCCTGCTTCTGTCATCCAATCGGTTGTCCAGGCCGGAGATAGGCGATGTTCGATTTGAAAATGCTGAATACCATTTTCGAGCAATGCCATTCGAATCTGCAGTTGAATCATTTCTGTTGCAGGACAACCAGAATAGGTAGGTGTAATAATAATATGAAAACCATCGTCCTTGAGTTGCACATCACGTACAATACCCAGATCCAGAATACTCAAAACCGGCACTTCGGGATCAGCAACGGTTTCCAGAATGGCATAAATAAATTCAACGGTATGTTGAGTAGTGCTTGTCATTACCATTCGCAACCGGGATAAGCTCGCTGCAGGTATTGCATTTCAGCAAGTATATAACCCAAATGTTCTGTATGAATGCCTTTGCGACCATTGCCCATCCAAGCAGCAGTTTTCGCAGGTGCAGGAACTGCAATAGTGGCTTCTTCAAATACCTTCTCCACAGTTGTTCTCCAATGCGTATACACGAGTTGCAAATCTGCCGCAATGTTTTCCTGAATGAGTTGCGCATCATGATCATCACTTGCAAATAATTCTCCCGTATGCAACCACACTTCATCTAATGCTTTCAGCAATCGATCTTTACTTTCTTCAGTTCCATCACCCAAACGAACCACCCACTCACTACTCCAACGCACATGGTAATCGATTTCTTTCAACCCTTTTTCTGCAACAGCGGCAATCTGTGCATCACTGCTATACATGAGCTGACGATACACACCTTGTTGGTATACACTAAAGAAAAACTCTTTCAATGTTGTCTGTGCCCAGTCGCCATTGGGTAATTCAGCAATATGGTTGTTGTAAAAATCACCTGCATCACGCAAATAAGCCAGACTATCTTCTGTGGCTTGTTGTACAGGATCAGCTGCATTAATCATTTCAGCAGCATGCTGATAAAAATTTCTAGCAGTGCCTACATAATCCAAAGCAAGATTCGCTAAAGCGATATCCTGCTCCAGCACTGGCCCATGTCCACACCATTCACTGCAACGATGCCCCATGATGAGGGCATTATCAGCGAGGTGTAATGTGTATCGTATTAACGGAGAATACATGTTCATTTTTTGTGCAGGTGCTTCTTGACCTGCTTGTCACTTTTGCCTGTTTACCAAAGCTTTAGCGTAACTAAAACTTGTCACTTTTGGATTTTGGCTTTTCACTTTTGCCTTATCCTCACATATGCTTCACCGCATCCGGCAAATCATAGAATGTTGGATGGCGATAAACCTTATCATTTGCAGGATCGTAAAAACTTGCTGCTTCATCCGGATTAGATGCATGAATATGCTTGCTCTCCACCACCCAAATGCTCACGCCTTCCATTCTACGGGTATAGACATCACGGGCATTTTCAATAGCCATCTGTGCATCAGCTGCATGCAAGCTACCCACATGCTTGTGGTCTAAGCCTTGCCTGCTGCGGATAAACACTTCCCACAATGGCCATTCTTGTTTCGCCTGTCCGGTACTGATATCAGCAGCACCATTGCGGCCTTCGCCATAATCGCCGTAGAAATATTTGCAGATATATTGTTTCATAGTATTACTGTTTTATGCAGCATGCTGTTGTGTGCGTGCTGCTTTTTTGGCTGCATGTGCTGCAGCAGCTTCTCTTACCCAAGCGCCATCTTCCCATGCTTTGCGTCGTGTGTCCAGTCTTTGTTTATTGCACGGACCATTACCACTAATCACCTGCCAAAACTCTTCCCAATTGATGGCACCAAAATCATAATGCCCACGCGCTTCATTCCATTTCAAATCCGGATCTGGTAAAGTCATGCCCAAGATTTTCACCTGCTCAGCAATCATGTCTACAAATTTCTGCCGCAGTTCATCATTGCTGAAGCGCTTGATCTTCCAGCGCATGCTTTGCTCGCTGTTGGGGCTGGCATCATCTGTTGGACCAAACATCATGATACTGGGCCACCACCAACGATTGATGGCATCCTGACACATTTTGCGCTGTGCTTCGCTGCCCTTGCTCAGGCTGAGCAATAATTCAAAACCCTGACGTTGGTGAAAGCTTTCTTCCTTGCAGATACGCACCATGGCTCTGGCATAAGGACCATAACTGGCTCTGCACAAAGGCACTTGGTTCATGATGGCTGCGCCATCTACCAGCCAACCAATGGCACCCATATCAGCCCAAGTGAGCGTTGGATAATTGAAGATGGAAGAATATTTGGCTTTGCCGGAGTGCAATTGCTCATACATCTGATCACGGGTAATGCCCAGTGTTTCTGCTGCACTGTAGAGATAGAGACCATGACCGCCTTCATCCTGTACTTTGGCTAGCAAAATGGCTTTGCGGCGAAGCGATGGGGCGCGGGTAATCCAGTTACCTTCAGGCAACATGCCAACGATTTCGCTGTGGGCGTGCTGACTAATCTGACGAATCAGGGTCTGGCGGTATTTCTCCGGCATCCAATCGCGCGGCTCAATGCGGATCTCACGATCAATTTTGTCTTGAAATTGCTTCTCCAGATCAATGGTATTCATATCAAATGATTGGTATTCAAAATTAACAAGAAAAGCTACCAATTGTTAGCTTAACGATAGTCGTAGTCTACAACCACTTGTTCTGTGCGTGGGTGACTCTGACAGGTTAGGATAAAACCTTGCTCAATCTCCTCTGGTTCCAGTCCGTAGTTTACATCCATATCCACTTCGCCTTCAATCAGCTTAGCCTTGCAGGTACAGCAAACCCCACCCTTACAGGCAAAGGGAAGATCAGCGCCCTGTTTCAAAGCCGCATCCAAAATACTCTCACCTTCAAAAGGCAATTTGAAATCGAAGCTCCGGCCGTCAAGTTTCACGATGATCTTGCTGGCTGGGGCATTATCCGATTGCACTTTTTTCACCTGTTGCTTTCTAGCAAGTACTCCTGCTGTTGTAAACAGTTCTACATGAATTTTCTTAGGATCGACCGACTGGGCTTTCAAATAATCGCGCACTGCGAGTGTCATTTCTTCCGGACCACAAATGAAAAATGCATCTGCTTTATCCAATTTGATTAGGCTTGAGGAAAGCGCGGCACATTTATCTGCCGTAATCCTGCCAGATTGAATAGGCGCATCCATTTTTTCCCTGCTCAATACATGAATGAGACTAAATCTTTCCATGTATTTATTCTTCAAAGCTTCTAACTGTTCTTTGAAAATGATAGACGCTTTGCTACGATTACCATAGACGAGAATCACCTGACTATGTGGTTCAGCAACCAACACTGTTTTGATAATAGACAAGATGGGTGTAATACCACTACCAGCCGCAAAGCATACATATTGTCTAGCTTGATCAGGTTGAATAGCAGTATAAAACTTTCCCATGGGTGGCATCACATCCAATGTATCACCGGGTTTCAATGACTCGTTCGCATAAGTGCTGAAAACACCGCCCTCTACTTTTTTGATAGCAATGCGCCATTCTTTATCCAATGGAGAGCTGCACAAAGAATAAGATCTTCTAACTTCTTCTCCGTTGATCTGTGTTTTCACTGTCAGGTATTGACCTTGCGTGTATGCAAAGCTCTCTTTCAATGCTGCAGGCACATCTAGTGCAACAGATACACAATCATTGGTTTCTTTTCTAACCGATTTTACCCTGATGGGTTGAAAATGCAGAGACATGAGCGTTATTTTCTGAGACCATCCACCATGATGGTGACCATGTTTTCTTCCAATTCTATTCCACTGATCTTTGCTGTTGAACGATGCCAGCTTTCGATACCACTAACAGCATGCAGCATAATCAATACAGCAGTAGGCGCATCAATTGATTTGATTTCACCAGCAACAATGCCTTTTTCTATGATGGCTGCAAAGCGCTTGCGATAAGTGCGTCGCTGATTTTGAAAATTGGATAGATATGGATCCGTGAGGTGCTTCCACTCGCGATCGCTCACATACACTTCCTCATATTGATGCAGCATTTCATTGATATGAAAACGCAACAGCTTTTCAACCTTAATGATGGCTGAAACATTTTCCAGTTCAATTGATTCCATATGGCTCATGAAACGATTGGCCACATTGAAGCATATTACATGGAGTATCTCTGTCTTGGAGTGAATATGGTTATACAAACTGGCCGCTTCTACTCCAACGGCATCTGCGAGTTCGCGCATGCTGGTGGCTTTATAGCCCTTCTCCCGGAACAGCGAAGCTGCTTTACTGACAATGATGTCTTTGCGGGAGGAATGTTCATCAACCTTGATTCTTGCCATAAGGCAAATATAAAACTAACAGTCGTTAGCGGAAAAGAAAGTTTCTGTTAGTTCCCAAAAAAACAACAGCTGCTAGAAAGCAGCCAGTTGTTATGTTTAACCCCCAATGAAATTTTGCGCCTTCACTGTTTAAACACGGATACAAACATAACAGCCTGGTTTTTCTTCCACAATGGGAAATTTCCCGTTTTTTCAGGGGGGTGTTTTTCTGCAAAATACCCGTTAAATAACGGGGTAAAGTACCGTTACTTACCCCTCCCTGCCTTAAAATCAAGCCATTAAATTGCAGCTTAACAGAAGTATCCAATCCTATGACAAATCTGATACTGGCAGGTATGCTGGGCGCAGGAATGACCATTCTTGTATACTGGCTGTATGGGAAGTGGCGACCCAAGCAATCGGGCGCTGTGCATCTTGCAGGTGTTGATCTGGCCAAGGCTGTCTTGTGTACTTACTATTGTAGAAGAATCAGCAGGCAGTTGCATGATGGTTTGTCGCAAGACATGAGTTTAATGAAACTCAATTTGCATTTGTTTCATAATAATCAGCAGGAAGCGCATTTGAAACAAATGCAGGAATTGGTGGAAAAGGGGATAATAGAACTGAGGCGTATCAGCAGGAAAATGCAACCAGAGGAAATTGATGGAGCGGGCATCCTGCATGCATTAGAAATGGAATTACAGTTTATCCATAAAAACTTTCAGATCAGCTGTAGCATTGATGATCCGGAAGAACTGCTTCAAAAAGCGAGATCTGGCAATCTGATAATCTATAGTCTGCTGGAAGAAATGATTCTAAATGCAGCTATCCATTCGAAAGCTTCGCAAATTCAGCTAGTAGCTGAAACCCTGAACAACCGACAAAGTTTCTTGGTAAGAGATAATGGTATAGGATTCGATACCCAAAAAACACCGATGGGTATGGGTATCACTTATATGATGGAACAGGCAAAAAATCTAGGGGCCAATCTAACCATTAAGACCAGCCCTGGTGAAGGAACTTGTATTGAACTAGTTTTATGAACAATGAAAAAAT is drawn from Chitinophagales bacterium and contains these coding sequences:
- a CDS encoding TetR family transcriptional regulator, with amino-acid sequence MARIKVDEHSSRKDIIVSKAASLFREKGYKATSMRELADAVGVEAASLYNHIHSKTEILHVICFNVANRFMSHMESIELENVSAIIKVEKLLRFHINEMLHQYEEVYVSDREWKHLTDPYLSNFQNQRRTYRKRFAAIIEKGIVAGEIKSIDAPTAVLIMLHAVSGIESWHRSTAKISGIELEENMVTIMVDGLRK
- the paaC gene encoding phenylacetate-CoA oxygenase subunit PaaC is translated as MYSPLIRYTLHLADNALIMGHRCSEWCGHGPVLEQDIALANLALDYVGTARNFYQHAAEMINAADPVQQATEDSLAYLRDAGDFYNNHIAELPNGDWAQTTLKEFFFSVYQQGVYRQLMYSSDAQIAAVAEKGLKEIDYHVRWSSEWVVRLGDGTEESKDRLLKALDEVWLHTGELFASDDHDAQLIQENIAADLQLVYTHWRTTVEKVFEEATIAVPAPAKTAAWMGNGRKGIHTEHLGYILAEMQYLQRAYPGCEW
- the paaA gene encoding 1,2-phenylacetyl-CoA epoxidase subunit A; translated protein: MNTIDLEKQFQDKIDREIRIEPRDWMPEKYRQTLIRQISQHAHSEIVGMLPEGNWITRAPSLRRKAILLAKVQDEGGHGLYLYSAAETLGITRDQMYEQLHSGKAKYSSIFNYPTLTWADMGAIGWLVDGAAIMNQVPLCRASYGPYARAMVRICKEESFHQRQGFELLLSLSKGSEAQRKMCQDAINRWWWPSIMMFGPTDDASPNSEQSMRWKIKRFSNDELRQKFVDMIAEQVKILGMTLPDPDLKWNEARGHYDFGAINWEEFWQVISGNGPCNKQRLDTRRKAWEDGAWVREAAAAHAAKKAARTQQHAA
- a CDS encoding DUF4421 family protein, with the translated sequence MRYIIVILACSISFAFAQDSTKRVSKKRTDYILSYDSLLHIDTWYSTKQTELRLFYPDRFRIFLAPSEINNMHLGISYRFVDAGISFTPGLINPGNPAKGETSRFSLGAGVNLKRWYLSGEHTRMKGFYMRNSNDYRTQLGNIKYITFPDLESTTTQLLIRYNVNRNFSTAALKGGTEVQKKSAISFLPSLLFANYRLRNAVADSSISNSITRSTDINLLLPISATWVITPKWYLSGSAGPSIGADFFKSDSYNTNNQLVLLKGTRLTTGYLVQTSLGYNGQYYYYGIDAMIRSYAHQIEEIDKMEKYFYSIQVYLGIRIRAPKFLRKSVDWVSKTSPVALE
- the paaK gene encoding phenylacetate-CoA oxygenase/reductase subunit PaaK; amino-acid sequence: MSLHFQPIRVKSVRKETNDCVSVALDVPAALKESFAYTQGQYLTVKTQINGEEVRRSYSLCSSPLDKEWRIAIKKVEGGVFSTYANESLKPGDTLDVMPPMGKFYTAIQPDQARQYVCFAAGSGITPILSIIKTVLVAEPHSQVILVYGNRSKASIIFKEQLEALKNKYMERFSLIHVLSREKMDAPIQSGRITADKCAALSSSLIKLDKADAFFICGPEEMTLAVRDYLKAQSVDPKKIHVELFTTAGVLARKQQVKKVQSDNAPASKIIVKLDGRSFDFKLPFEGESILDAALKQGADLPFACKGGVCCTCKAKLIEGEVDMDVNYGLEPEEIEQGFILTCQSHPRTEQVVVDYDYR
- the paaJ gene encoding phenylacetate-CoA oxygenase subunit PaaJ, giving the protein MVMTSTTQHTVEFIYAILETVADPEVPVLSILDLGIVRDVQLKDDGFHIIITPTYSGCPATEMIQLQIRMALLENGIQHFQIEHRLSPAWTTDWMTEAGKQKLQAYGIAPPEKKFAIPEDGVTCPQCHSTNTRLVSAFGSTACKALYQCSDCKEPFDYFKCH
- the paaB gene encoding 1,2-phenylacetyl-CoA epoxidase subunit B, which translates into the protein MKQYICKYFYGDYGEGRNGAADISTGQAKQEWPLWEVFIRSRQGLDHKHVGSLHAADAQMAIENARDVYTRRMEGVSIWVVESKHIHASNPDEAASFYDPANDKVYRHPTFYDLPDAVKHM